Proteins encoded in a region of the Prunus persica cultivar Lovell chromosome G4, Prunus_persica_NCBIv2, whole genome shotgun sequence genome:
- the LOC18781392 gene encoding AP-5 complex subunit zeta-1, with protein sequence MGDRDRDWDWHLRTLSSSARDSNVANDPASDSSLLQSVKKLYELCKAENSEDLVARVYPQINKLFQRSVASLSQSRTSIGLLLLAILQFYLDFGERVLHDADPSLRTFFRSCLSREFADPVVAEATIDFLNANKKKLLTSFPSLLPQFFPLMLKLIAWNGEKLEKSFMKVFSGLMSPGSFLPLFPSLVDLPILVVALEKVEKSSGSLVGNSIASMQKSTAPEMLLALMDEAYTGSTIGDGGGDSESEDSSTIDVADPLFLDLLKDENDGIAERHWTSPGMAAALQAAINTPQSDRLKHILRMAPQFLDVYFSIALRDVNNSLVCALIPLLMSRNATIFPDKIYSYEVRKRLLEFMLAAFQRSPDFIALLKKPIMDRLGEAYDSPEKTELALQLCWAIGEHGGGGGSHKDEARELFEGLELLLYENLASSRLGLGQESVFSSDSQTSRKSSQSRLLCFVVTAIAKLATNHRELLPRARVSLGKVARSRISDVRVWRRARDYLGLMTEPAISLSVLGPSRPSHGQMQNPGTVKWSDGATKMIAHVPFYILGGQEGPPFHDFLFSDTLPRR encoded by the exons ATGGGCGATAGAGACCGCGATTGGGATTGGCATCTGAGAACCTTATCGAGCAGTGCCAGAGACTCCAACGTCGCCAATGATCCTGCTTCCgattcttctcttctccaaTCC GTGAAGAAGCTATATGAATTGTGTAAAGCTGAGAATTCAGAGGATTTGGTGGCTAGAGTTTATCCGCAGATTAACAAGCTCTTTCAACGCTCAGTGGCTTCGCTGTCTCAATCTCGAACCTCTATTGGCCTTCTATTGCTG GCCATTCTTCAATTTTACCTtgattttggagagagagtTCTACATGATGCTGATCCCAGTCTCAGGACATTCTTCCGTTCATGCTTGAGTCG TGAGTTTGCAGATCCTGTTGTTGCAGAAGCAACCATTGACTTTCTGAATGCCAACAAGAAAaaacttttaacttctttccCTTCCTTACTTCCTCAG TTCTTTCCGTTGATGTTAAAGTTGATTGCGTGGAATGGGGAAAA ATtagaaaaatcatttatgaagGTTTTTTCAGGATTGATGTCTCCTGGGTCATTTCTTCCATTATTTCCATCTTTAGTGGACTTGCCAA TTTTGGTGGTGGCATTGGAGAAGGTAGAAAAGAGCTCAGGGTCGCTGGTTGGAAACAGCATAGCCTCAATGCAGAAGAGTACAGCTCCTGAG ATGCTGCTCGCACTTATGGATGAGGCATATACTGGTTCAACAATAGGAGATGGAGGGGGAGATTCTGAATCAGAGGACAGCAGTACAATTGATGTTGCTGACCCTCTGTTTCTCGATCTTCTAAAGGATGAAAATGATGGCATCGCT GAACGCCATTGGACGTCTCCTGGGATGGCTGCAGCTTTACAGGCTGCAATTAATACCCCTCAATCTGATAGGCTGAAACACATACTACGCATGGCACCACAGTTTCTTGATGTGTATTTTTCTATAGCACTGCGTGATGTCAATAATT CTTTGGTTTGTGCATTGATTCCCCTACTCATGTCCCGAAATGCCACAATATTTCCTGACAAAATTTATTCATATGAG GTTCGTAAGAGGCTTTTAGAATTCATGCTTGCTGCATTTCAGCGCTCTCCAGATTTTATTGCACTTTTGAAG AAGCCTATAATGGACAGGCTTGGGGAAGCCTATGACAGCCCTGAAAAG ACAGAGTTGGCATTACAATTGTGTTGGGCCATCGGAGAGCATGGTGGGGGTGGAGGATCACACAAAGATGAAGCTCGTGAGCTTTTTGAGGGTTTAGAGCTACTCCTGTATGAAAACCTTGCATCTAG CCGTCTAGGCCTCGGACAGGAGTCAGTCTTTAGCTCAGATAGCCAAACTTCCAGAAAGTCATCCCAATCAAGGCTTCTATGTTTTGTTGTTACGGCCATTGCAAAGCTGGCTACCAACCATCGTGAATTGCTGCCTAGGGCACGGGTTTCCTTGGGCAAG GTGGCTCGGTCTCGAATATCTGATGTGAGGGTCTGGCGGCGGGCTCGTGATTATTTGGGTTTAATGACCGAACCTGCAATTTCCTTGTCTGTATTGGGTCCTTCACGACCTTCACATGGACAAATGCAGAACCCAGGCACTGTCAAGTGGAGTGATGGTGCAACGAAGATGATTGCACATGTTCCGTTTTATATTCTTGGCGGACAAGAAG GTCCACCCTTccatgattttttgttttcagatACTCTTCCAAGAAGATGA
- the LOC18780676 gene encoding putative B3 domain-containing protein Os04g0347400, whose protein sequence is MARKLVKPSLNKQSFFKILLGDFSQRLRIPPKFVKNFNVRPLHKCALSGPSGIRWTVELEERENGLFFQDGWQGFVKDHHLEDGDFLVFKYDGESKFKVTIYDRTACEKNVKVAERSGCPVSLANKGKAQVKEEIVDRETRNYNKNCQNKAIVSGRRSGNYVIPGRRPANDHVGATSTEPVLFKPKYSCFMVTFTRKLRYCVTIPKEVAVTEGLVSKKSMMIQDSTGRSWPVKLRVRGKLSSCRVYMSTGLLNFCNANQIIPGDTAIFEFVKPSLAQIHIFRVGGNSVVLAEPDVKD, encoded by the exons ATGGCAAGGAAACTAGTTAAGCCTTCGCTAAATAAGCAATCTTTCTTCAAGATCCTACTTGGTGACTTCTCTCAGCGTCTG CGTATACCACCTAAGTTTGTCAAGAACTTCAATGTACGGCCACTTCACAAATGTGCTCTCAGTGGCCCTAGTGGAATTCGGTGGACTGTGgaattggaagagagagagaatggctTGTTCTTCCAAGATGGTTGGCAAGGGTTTGTGAAGGATCATCATTTAGAAGATGgggattttttggttttcaaatATGATGGTGAATCAAAGTTTAAAGTCACAATCTATGATAGAACTGCTTGTGAGAAGAATGTAAAGGTAGCTGAGAGGAGTGGCTGTCCTGTTTCCTTGGCTAACAAAGGGAAAGCTCAAGTTAAAGAAGAAATTGTTGACCGTGAAACTAGAAACTACAACAAAAACTGTCAAAACAAAGCAAttgtttctggcagaagaaGTG GCAATTATGTTATACCTGGGAGGAGACCTGCAAATGATCATGTAGGAGCAACATCAACTGAACCCGTCTTGTTTAAACCGAAGTATTCGTGTTTCATGGTAACTTTCACGAGGAAACTTCGATATTGCGTT ACAATTCCCAAAGAAGTAGCTGTAACTGAAGGTCTTGTTAGCAAGAAGAGTATGATGATTCAGGATTCAACTGGGAGATCATGGCCTGTTAAACTTAGAGTCCGGGGCAAATTATCTTCTTGTCGTGTGTACATGTCTACAGGTTTGTTAAACTTTTGTAACGCGAACCAGATTATACCTGGGGACACCGCcatttttgaatttgtcaAGCCAAGTCTGGCACaaattcatattttcagaGTGGGTGGCAATTCTGTAGTACTAGCTGAACCTGATGTAAAAGACTAA